GTTAAAACCAAAAAGAACTGCGGAGAAAAAAAGTCCTGAATTGCTCCTTCTAGTCTTATTTTGTCTAACAAGATCAAGTTTTCTCATGAGCTTAGTTAATATTCCTCAGTTTGTCTTCTCTTATAACTAACTGTAGAAaactttcttttccttgtcCAACATCAGGTTTGTGAGAGTCATATTACCTTCTCAGTAGCCCCTTGTAGCGGAAAGTTCAATTGTCAGTGCTTCATTAAGGTTCTTTAAATTATCGGATCAGATTTTCATAAAGATTTCTTTAACTTATTCTTAATATATAACCAGAATTTTAATGATCTATTAGCATAATAGAGTTAAAGCCAACATCCTGGTCTCAAATTGAAATTTGTTATGCAATGGGAGCACTGGTACGTCTCTCTCTGTCAGTCACAAGCAAAGAAagatcatttttcttctttacattcAAGAAATGAGAGGTGTAAAAGATGAGCAGAAAGTGATGCCAAGTTAACATACAGCTTTTGTTAAGTCTTACCTGGCGAATTCCCTTGCAAGCATTATAAAAAAACTGCAGTTGCTGCTTGTCACCCTCATTTGCAGAAGCAAGCTTACATCGCGTTTCTGGCATAGAAACATGTACTGAAAGTTTAGGCACAGTTCAGTAAATACACATGCACATTAAATCTGTAGGTAATGACAGCATGATGAACCAATAGAAGATAGAAATAATGTAATTTTGAATATGGTGGTCATAGTGGTGGTGGCCTAAGCAAACAACCCACAAAGCTGTATAGGGTAGGTGCATAAGTAGGTTTCTAAATTTGAAACTCCTCCCTCCTGGTATCTCATCTCCAGTATTCCAACAATGCCCACATTAATTGTGAAGCAGCCCACAGTGAAATGACGAAATTGAAGCTAATTATAACTTGCTGTCAGGTGGTGTTTGAGTTGAAGATCAACCTCAGTAAAAGTGTAAGTATTTGGGGGTTGGAAAAATCCTAATCTTTGATGGTCTCGCTGCTGCTGTCAGTTGTAAAATGGGTAACCTCTCATCCAGATACTGGGGACTACCCCTAGAAGCTACATTGAATATTTGGTGCCCCTTGGAGCTAATTACCGATCAGGATCTTGTGAAAGAAGGATTCTTAAAGAAAAATCGACTTTCTGGAAAGAATGGATCTCCATTTAAAGATGATAAGGCAACTTGGAGAAGTTGGAGATTCAATAAATATCAGTAGATAGGATGAAACCACTGCGCTTGTATcctttttaaaacccttttcttctcattcaTTCTGGAGGTGTTCAGCGTCAACAAAACCGAAAATTTGTGTTCGGTACTTCGGTACTCTAGACTCCTTACATCACATGGACAACTAGACCACTTTCCTCTCCGATGTGCAGTTTTAAGATATGGAGATATGTTACAGAGAACACCTTTGAACATGGTGTCATGGTCCCCTTCCCCACCAAGAATCAACCAAAATTTGCATTATTCCTATTAAAAAAGACTAAGAAAACATTTTCTAGTACACAAAATATGAGCTAGCATCAGAATAGACGAACAGTGGCTTCAAAATAATCCAATACTCTGCTTAGAGTAGGAGGAATATATTTGCATCGTTAAATAGCTAAATAAGTAATGTTCAGTACCATCTAATTGGGGGgaatgaaatacaaaaatattatCTTTCCTAGCTCATAAACAGGTAAAACAAAAATCCCAATAAAATTCGATAGTTAATTAGAGTGGACAGATGTAACGGGTTTATATGGCTCCCATGTTCCTATGTTAAGCAGAGCAGCTTCGCAGATCTCTAGATAGACATGCTAttcaacatagttgtcaaggtgtcacaTAGGCGTCCAggtgccttggtcgcctagTCGTCGTGCCAACTATGGTATTCAATTTCAAAACATCCATTCACATATGAACATGACACAATCCTGAGAGATGAGCTTTGGAGCACAAGAAGCTTACTAGTAGACTTATCAAAAATGACCAAGGTAGGATCAGGCTGGTGAAACCTCGGTTCCTCAATGTTGGCCTTCCAGAGTGAAATAACTATACGAGGCTGTGCTTCCTGTTTATTCATCAAAAACCCTTTACCAACAAACTTATGATATCTCAAAAGGTGAGTATTTAGTCACTGGcaaaagaagaatatgaaaataacagaaaataaaatacaaccACTGGGATGGTGTAAAGGATGAAAGCTAGCAAAATTTCCACTAGTTATGGAAAGAATGAGCAAGTTTCTAAACCATGAAAACTCAATATATGAATCAAAATACAACCACTGGGATGGTGTAAAGGATGAAAGCTAGCAAAATTTCCACTAGTTATGGAAAGAATAAGCAAGTTTCTAAACCATGAAAACTCAATATATGAATCAAGTGTAAAGAACGAAAGCTAGCAAAATTTCCACTAGTTATGGAAAGAATGAGCAAGTTTCTAAACCATGAAAACTCAATATATGAATCTGTCTAGTCTAGTTTTTTTTAAGGCATCGTGAATCCCCTaccccacccctcttgactctcTTATCTTCATACTGAAAACAATAACataaactaaaatcaaattgaaaagaTATTGCAATTATGGATCAGTGAACAAAGGTGTCCCATGTAACCCCACTAGACTGTTGGAGGGCAAGGGTGTAACGGAGAAGCAAGAGGAAATAATAGCTGGCATAAGGGCAGCAGCACCGCAAGTGAGGGTTTTCTAGCAAATAGCATGTTTGTTTACAAACATGGGAATTAATAGTAAACACAAAGGTACAAAAGAAACTCCATCCGCCATTATGCTTACAAcatcaatttttatttccacACCAGACTTAGGAACTAAGCATATGACCTGAATACAGTCTCTGGCATTGTTTtcggagagagaaaatggaatgGGACTAACCCTGCAAGTCATTGAAATAACCTAAGATCATGACTCAAAATATTGTAAACCTCACTTCATATCGGTTTACTCATAATTCAAGTTGCACATGACTGCAGAGATAGTGATACTTATTATCTGTATCACTGAAAACTCTACCAAGACAGAAGTTGATATACCAAAAGATTAAAGTCTTCATTGATTATTAAACTCTCTCCATCGCACTGCCAACTTAATCACAAATGGGATGTTATTTGGAGAAAACTCAAGAAATATAACACGTCAAAGTAATTACTCAGCCGCTCAAAAGACAGACAACCAAAGCCCTGCATGATAACACTTCTGTTTCTGGGCTATGTTTCTATTCCAGAAATTACTTTTGGTATTTCTGTTTCTGCAACACGGTATCAGTTATCTGATCGGTAGACCAGAAAATTTTTCTCCATATAAATATATGTTCAATATTTACAATGagaattcatatcataatcttAAATTTCTTCAAAGGTGACTAATGATAATCCATCATACCTGTGGACTAGAATATGCAGCAACCTCCAACTTGATAGGGTTTGCAGCATTACGCGAACCACAAGGGATGACCACAACCCAACTGCAAACATTGCAGATATTAGATAGCATATAAACCCAActatgagagagaaaagagacagagagagaagagtTGCAAACATGCAAATTACACAAGATGAACTCTAAACTCGTCCACCACAGATACATGTTAGCACCTAAGATTACCAGATACAGATGAAGATACAGGCACTGAAGAGAACCATGGAAATGGCTCCCCATTTCTAGTAAACCAGGAGATGGACAGGAGTAAAAGTAAACTGATATACTGTTAGCATTATAGCATGCTTCTATTTTCAATGTTTACGACAagtacctctttttttttttttttgagggagaATTTAGTATTTATATTTTGCCAAATTTTATCCAAAGTCAACTACTTACAGAGTTTTTCATAGGAGAAGTTGTTATATACCATTTATATGTGTGCATATCCACACCATGtttaataaaacaaataagaaaaattccAGAAGTTTAAGTATATAGCATATGCGGTTGGAAAGGGGAATCAGGCCGACTCTAGAATATGTAGTATCTAGTATAGTCAATATCATATCATGGCTAGCGGGTCCATTAAACATGTGCATGTACCTGGGTACCATAGTTTGGTATAGCTCAGACAACACTAATCCAATAGTCACATATATAGAATCTAATGCAAACAGAATGAGGGTGCTCATGCATCAGAATAGCTCTGAATCTTATAATGCTACCAACATTTTTCTTGATAACCACTGAGGGGCTAACGCTTCCAGAAACCCTGGTCCATAAAACTCACGCATCCATCCAGAGAAAAGACATATATGGCTCTGCAAAAGAAACCAATAGTAAAAACACTTCCTTCaccaaaaaaacttttttttttttttttctggaatcCATGCGCTAAAATAGCACTCTGGCCCCCACAGACTATCGGCCTGAAACTTTAAAACTACCTCAATCACGCGGACAACGTTGCTAAACCCCTTTGACCTAGCAACTTCAAGTGGGGTCTGACAATCATCATTCATCGCAAAAGCATTAGCTGAAATGTTCAACAATAGTTCCTTAAGTAAGAACACTTTGACAGACGGCAATAATTAAAAAACTCATTCCTCCCAAGGAACTGAGGTCCAAGCTCCAACGATAAATTAACACCATACCTCCATGGGCCAGAAGTAACTTCACAGTTTGTTCAAGGCCTCTTTTCGCCGCATGATGTAAAGCAGTCCCCGCATGAGACCCTAAAGTACAGGAAAAATAACATGTTCTCAAATTTGTCTTTGACACCTCACTAacaaatagaaggaaagaaaatatcgACAAGCATACATGGATTACAAGTGCATTCTGTGCATGCTCCGAATCATACCATTTataaattataagaaaaaacaGACTAAAATGGAAACACCAACAGTTTATTAGAAACAGTAATGTACTAATGAACTAATGAACCAAAGAAGCTTTCTGCATACACGTTTAGCTTTACTTTTACCATTCTAAATatatcaagaagaaaaattagcACAACCAATTAGAAAGTAGGTGCAAGAATCTAGTTACATTTCTCAAGATTGCAGTGAGATGAGTAGAAGTTAGAGCATTCACTGTGGTTATTCTTAGTATACAAAGCCTACAAAAGCTAGCAGAAAGTAGGTGCAAGAATCTAGTTACATTTCTCAAGATTGCAGTGAGATGAGTAGAAGTTAGAGCATTCACTGTGGTTAATTCTTAGTATACAAAGCCTACAAAAGCTAGCATAACTATATTTACCCTATCCAGCAGGTCTCTATATGAATGGAATCAACATGGCATTGACCAAGCAAATTCATCCCTTTTTAGGAAGAAACAAATTCATCCCTACGTATTGAAAAATAGTTCCAGACTCAAAGGTTCGGTATTTCCATGGGGCACAGTAAATGATTTCTTAAAGATCAAGTAAATGGTCAAAGGGTGACCAAGTTACACTTGATCATGGGAAGAAGTTTCAAACTGAATATGAACGAtagtgaaaaatgaaaatcaggTCACATCACCCAGAGATCGCACTTCACAGATCCAAATTTTGTACCACAAATTGAGAACCAACACATCAGTGATATGAACACCAAAAACAGAATGAGGAAGAACGAGATATGAATAAGGGGCAGGGCCNNNNNNNNNNNNNNNNNNNNNNNNNNNNNNNNNNNNNNNNNNNNNNNNNNNNNNNNNNNNNNNNNNNNNNNNNNNNNNNNNNNNNNNNNNNNNNNNNNNNNNNNNNNNNNNNNNNNNNNNNNNNNNNNNNNNNNNNNNggggggggggggggggaggttcAGCCCTATATATTGACAATTAGTTCCAGAATTCAAGAATTTGCTTCGTCAATGCAAATTCATCCCTACCTTTCTCTAAACAAATGGAATCAACATGGTATCGACCAATCAATGAATCGAATTCATCCCTATATGTAGCAAATTAGTTGAAGAAAATAATTGGGTATTCCATGAGAGTGATTTCTTGAAAATCAAGTAAATTGACAAAAGGGTAAACAATATAAACTTGATCatgggaagaagaaaattttcaaattgaatGACCCATAGTAAAAATCAGGCCACAACATCCAAGGCTCATGctacaaaaaaccaaaaattgtAAGAcagcaagaaagaaaaatactgATTGCTGGAAATACGCAATAAGATACCATCTTAAGGTGGACCCCATTTCAGTATGAGGGTGGATCACACCATGAAGTAGGATTCCCTCTTTTAATGGACCCCATTTACTGTGTTAATCACACAAAAACAGCTAAGAAATATATTTCAAATTCGAAGATGAGGAGCAAAGGAATTGATCAAGAAAGACCACAAGTTCATTATTAAATAGgcatattttttggtaaaatgacTTATCTTCTCCTCTaagaatgataaaaaaaaaaagggaaagagctCAAATGCAACAATGAAAACATGACTAAATTGGACCTGATTACTCTTCAGAACGGAATGGAAGAAGTATTTGTTTCAAAagttaatggaaaaaaaaaaaaaaatttagaaaactCCAAAGAACTATGCATCAATATTTAATCAGGCCAATTTTTGGTAATAGATAATCTTCTAGATTGCACCTACCCAACTTTGGGTCTTGATCCTCTAAACTAAGGAAACTTTGAAAATAGCCATAAAAATCTATCAACTGAGCTAAATAAATATGTCAAAATTTACAATACCAATAGACTAATAGAACATCTAGTCTTCTAGTAATCTAATTACCAAACTACAGAACTTAGCCTTGTCAAGTCCAAGgaaaaatattccaaaatagTTGTGATTAAAATTTTGAAGGCACTTGATCACCCACATTTCTTTGTTTATTCAGTAAGTTATTGAGTATATCACCTTAGaatataaacactaaattggaAGTGTTGGTcgtaaattaatttaaaaatacaAGAAGATTCAAAATACCTCTCTTTTTTGTCTTCCTTGATTTTCGTCTCCGACAAGAGTTGACCCTGTGACCATCGTGATGTTTTCTTTCTAGCAAAGGAAAAGGAGTggaaactttagtcccacatcggataTGGACGAGAAGGAAGAGTGCCTAATAAGTTGGAAATACTACACGGGTAGGGAGGGACCCATGAGAGGAAGTCTACTCTACATTACTTTGGCTCTGAGGTTTATTTTCACATGTGCACATGTTGAGTCGAGCCATGGCGACGTGAGGTGGGtcgagtgtgtgtgtgtgtgtgtgtgtgtgtgtctttctctttctttttctggccagaaatcctcttttatttatagATTGTCTAAAGACATGTCTATACGTAGGTGTCTCTATCTCGAGTCAAGTTTCTATGCACAGGCATGTATCTCTACATACGGGTATGGAGAGACATGACTCTACATAGGTGATGAAGAGATATGTCACTGCATACATGGACAGGTGTCTCTACATACAGACATGTACGTTCAAGGGGGTGTGTCTCATCACCATTGAACTGGAATCTTCTGTGCATACTTTTGACAGGTGTACCCTTACAAAAAAAAGTACATCTGAGGGGTAttttccctctataaatagaatGGGAGTCCAAGCTTCTACTTCCTCCCTTCTCTATGTGTGTATGCAGTCTTCAGCTTGCAAACACTCTACTCCTTGACCTCCTTCGTTTTAAGTCCTTGTTTTGCTGTCCACATTTTTCAACTTTTCTTTTAGTATGAGCACACCTTAAGTATCCCTACAAATTCCAGTAAGCAAGTACAACAACTACTAAAGTTGCTGCTTTATCTTGGAGGCTGATTCGCATCAACCCAATCTGCACCATAGTGGCGTCTACGGTCTTATGGAAAGTGTCTGGGTGCACGACTCAGCCCCACAATTTCCTTAAGGTTCGCACTTATTTTTCAGATTCACTCAGACTCAGTTCATACTTTTTAAGCGCCCAGAACTTCAACGTAATTACCTAATGGCCACTGGTTTTGTATTATCTGTTGGATAGCTTCTTTTGGATGGACTtccattttaaaatttctaatttaggtaaaaaaaaaaatatatgaaagttGAGAAAGTATTAGATTTAATAAGTTAGAAGTAAGATAATTTCTTGgaatttttatatattgttAGTCTTGAATGGATCTGTGGCTTTGGTGAATTCTCATAAATGTTTGATAATTCTTGACagccggcacttattataattagccataacccgtcaatctttttacatggatcctCGCGCTCGtctttgcttggaatctccatgtagccaactCCATTAAGTAATTTAGGTTGGGATAAGGGTTTGGATGTTGTTGTGATGCCACGTATGGTTTCATGTCGAGCAAATTCCTTTGCGCTTTGTCTACAgttctgataagcttttatgtTTTGGACTTATTTCCAACAGGAATACTTAAGTAGCACGAAGGTAGAAGGCTTAAGAATTGGAATTCTTGGTGGGTTGAGTAGCACAAAGGTAAGGGGTTTAAGAATTGGAATTCTTGGTGGGTAGAGTAGAATGAAGGTAGGGGGTTTAGGGTAGGTAGCACGAACGTAGGGGGTTTAAGTAAAGCAGGATACATGTCAGCTATTAGGAGAGACATTCTCCCAAAGTATACGCACATGCCTCTTCCCCATCCCCCCGCCACCCCAAGTAGAAGGACTACAGATTAAAATGCAGTGGCAGCACCACATTAAGTTTGTGGCATGCTTTCTAGAGTTGCAGAATCAGAATTATCAACCAAGAAAATATATTGCCATATGATGAGGTTCTCTTGTTTATTAAGAGTATTTATGGTATTGTGAATTTTTCTTAGACATTAATTCAAATGCGATAATGGTCTCCAGATAGAGTGATGGAATGTTGTTCTCTGGCAGTATTCTGGATATCCTTGATGTTCCCAAAAATGGAGCTCTTTAGTTCCTGGAACACCAGGAAAATCCAACGTCATAATTGTCAAGGTGTCGTCCAAGGCGCCTAGTTGATGTCCGTTGGGTTCAAGCCCCCTCCAACAcagacgccatgacaactatgatccaaACTGCTTCAGGGAAATTTGAGTGTTCTACTTCATTGCAATGActagtaaaataaataaaaggcaaCAGCACAAAGAATCTCATGCATTCAGAGAAAGGGAGATTCGTACCCGGACGGTAAGCATTGACGTTGGCACCCAGTTCTATAAGAGTTTTTGCAACATCAAGGAACTCAGGATTCATGCACGCTAATATCAATGGAGTCTTTCCTTCTTTATCAATCCACTGaaaggggggggaggggagtgagAAACAGTACAAATATGCACAAAGTTATAACCCATCTAGCATTGTGAACAAAACATCAATTACAAATTACAAACAATTGATACCTCGAGACCTGCTCCTTCTCGACGAAGAGCTTTAATTCCTTCTACGTTTCCATAACTCACTTGCTGATATAGCAACTCCTCTTTGGATTGTTGTTGCCccattttctgttctttttgCCTTTCCGATCACTgaagaaaaaccaaaaccaacccaaataaatacaaaattcagTTAAAGAACCCTAAGAAAATCAAACCCTACAACTATTCTTATCAGAGGATTTTCTGATAACCCAGAaactaaaaaaatcaaagcaatcgaaaaaaaattccaaaagagAATAAGAACAAAACCAAGCTTCAGAATCCACCTTCCGTCGAAGATCCAAGTTCCGTTGCCTCAACTTTGGCTGATTTCAACAAACTGAAATGGTAATGAACAATTTAAAGCGTCAGATGAGAGTGTAAATTCCTTAGCCGAAAAGGAATGTACTTGATCCGGAAGAATTCCATGAATTTCGAAATTATTAATTATCTGAAAAAGACatttatataataattaaaGCCTCCAACCTCCAACCCTCCACCCACTTAAACACCTAACGCAGATTCGTTATTTATGCCGATTTTCACCGCAATTATTGTTTGTAGTGAGTGCCGCGAATACCAAAGTCCTCCTGGCCATCCGATGTTCAGCGACATCATCGCATTTCAGATTcacattttgaaaataaataaataaatgaatctTCAAAACTTTATAAAGCCACACGATTAAATAAATACtggattttccatttttcctaTATACAAAATTTAAGCCTAATTGATAACCACtaaattggatttttgttttaaatataaTGGAGGGATCTACTTGCCACGCTCACGTGTATTGTGATCTCACAGTCCAGGCCAATGGGCGCAATGAAAAGAGTGCCTTATGATACCTATATAGGGACCCACTTATTAAGGCTTAGAGAAGAGTGCATAACAATTGAGGGAATAGAGAGTTTGAGGAGTGAGAACTGAGAAGACATATGGTACCGACACTTTACAC
This Macadamia integrifolia cultivar HAES 741 chromosome 10, SCU_Mint_v3, whole genome shotgun sequence DNA region includes the following protein-coding sequences:
- the LOC122091597 gene encoding putative E3 ubiquitin-protein ligase XBAT34 isoform X1, whose product is MGQQQSKEELLYQQVSYGNVEGIKALRREGAGLEWIDKEGKTPLILACMNPEFLDVAKTLIELGANVNAYRPERKHHDGHRVNSCRRRKSRKTKKRGSHAGTALHHAAKRGLEQTVKLLLAHGANAFAMNDDCQTPLEVARSKGFSNVVRVIESHICLFSGWMREFYGPGFLEALAPQWLSRKIWVVVIPCGSRNAANPIKLEVAAYSSPQEAQPRIVISLWKANIEEPRFHQPDPTLVIFDKSTKTRCKLASANEGDKQQLQFFYNACKGIRQVLSPLLPGAPILPPTAQASTAEDLDLELAMGINASMQSATGVIPPLSNTHLNSEVDNMNGWANNVDSSSHNGSGIIGAASSSEATSSGWLDEPVKDAYNGWGVSGAGPSSNPPQHMHSLNNATTQMVPETASSLPSAPPIPNEIAYDGPIHYPSIDSSPVDVSVPTVEDRPGRKNEGNEAGGASSSCVICLDAPVEGACIPCGHMAGCMSCLKEIEAKKWGCPVCRAQIVQVIRLYAV
- the LOC122091597 gene encoding putative E3 ubiquitin-protein ligase XBAT34 isoform X2, with product MGQQQSKEELLYQQVSYGNVEGIKALRREGAGLEWIDKEGKTPLILACMNPEFLDVAKTLIELGANVNAYRPGSHAGTALHHAAKRGLEQTVKLLLAHGANAFAMNDDCQTPLEVARSKGFSNVVRVIESHICLFSGWMREFYGPGFLEALAPQWLSRKIWVVVIPCGSRNAANPIKLEVAAYSSPQEAQPRIVISLWKANIEEPRFHQPDPTLVIFDKSTKTRCKLASANEGDKQQLQFFYNACKGIRQVLSPLLPGAPILPPTAQASTAEDLDLELAMGINASMQSATGVIPPLSNTHLNSEVDNMNGWANNVDSSSHNGSGIIGAASSSEATSSGWLDEPVKDAYNGWGVSGAGPSSNPPQHMHSLNNATTQMVPETASSLPSAPPIPNEIAYDGPIHYPSIDSSPVDVSVPTVEDRPGRKNEGNEAGGASSSCVICLDAPVEGACIPCGHMAGCMSCLKEIEAKKWGCPVCRAQIVQVIRLYAV